The Limanda limanda chromosome 20, fLimLim1.1, whole genome shotgun sequence genome has a segment encoding these proteins:
- the nrbp2b gene encoding nuclear receptor-binding protein 2b isoform X2, whose protein sequence is MVSQGNVPGVESASLAMDTEEGVEVVWNEVLFSDKKVFKAQEETIKEMFENLMQVEHPNIVKFHRYWLDMQESQARVIFITEYMSSGSLKQFLKKTKKNHKTMNVKAWKRWCTQILSALSYLHSCEPAIIHGNLTCDTIFIQHNGLIKIGSVWHRLFVNVFPDASLHGKERQHRDEQRNLHFFAPEYGAGEDDYAMDIFSFGICALEMAVLEIQANGDAAVSKEAIVNAGQSLEDPLMREFTQSCLRHERKLRPTAHDLLFHRVLFEVHSLKLLAAHCLINNQYLLPENCVEEKTKSFDPSAVMAEIKHEDRPGVQLKYSHVSPLELDKFLEDVKNGIYPLMNFASSRPHPVPRALSLSHEQVETVKTPTPEPQETESRKVLQMHCNLESNEEGTKTHLSLFLKMDDKLHRQLSCDILPTDTSKDLASELVHHAFITEEDSEKVAGFLEDAISRHRVRALASGSTQ, encoded by the exons ATG gtcagCCAAGGAAATGTCCCTGGGGTGGAGAGTGCGTCCCTGGCCATGGACACAGAAGAGggtgtggaggtggtgtggaaCGAGGTGCTCTTCTCCGACAAGAAGGTCTTCAAAGCACAGGAG GAGACGATCAAGGAGATGTTTGAGAACCTGATGCAGGTCGAACACCCGAACATCGTCAAGTTCCACAGGTACTGGCTGGACATGCAGGAGAGCCAGGCTAGG GTTATATTCATCACGGAATACATGTCGTCAGGCAGCCTTAAGCAGTTCCTGAAGAAAACTAAGAAGAACCACAAGACCATGAATGTGAAG GCCTGGAAGAGATGGTGCACTCAGATTCTCTCAGCTCTCAG ttATCTCCACTCCTGTGAGCCAGCAATAATCCATGGCAACCTGACGTGCGACACCATCTTCATCCAGCACAACGGCCTCATCAAGATCGGCTCAG TGTGGCACCGGCTATTTGTTAATG TGTTTCCAGATGCCAGTCTTCATGGTAAAGAGAGGCAACATCGTGACGAGCAGAGGAATCTGCATTTCTTCGCTCCGGAATATGGAG CCGGCGAAGACGATTACGCCATGGACATTTTCTCCTTTGGCATCTGCGCTCTCGAG ATGGCAGTACTGGAGATCCAGGCCAACGGGGATGCAGCTGTGTCCAAGGAGGCCATCGTCAATGCAGGTCAATCTCTGGAAGACCCTCTCATGAGA GAGTTCACACAGTCCTGTTTGCGTCACGAAAGAAAGCTCCGTCCCACGGCTCACGACCTCCTGTTCCACCGAGTCCTGTTCGAGGTCCACTCCCTCAAACTGCTCGCCGCCCACTGCCTCATCAACAACCAGT ACTTGCTCCCTGAGAACTGCGTGGAGGAGAAAACCAAGTCCTTCGACCCCAGTGCTGTCATGGCAGAGATAAAACACGAGGACAGACCGGGAGTTCAGCTCAA ATATTCACACGTGTCTCCTTTGGAGCTTGATAAGTTTCTGGAAGATGTGAA gaATGGCATTTACCCGCTGATGAACTTTGCCTCGTCCCGGCCTCATCCCGTCCCTCGAGCCCTGTCCTTGTCTCACGAGCAGGTCGAGACAGTGAAGACGCCGACTCCTGAACCTCAGGAGACAGAATCTAGAAAg GTTCTTCAGATGCACTGTAATTTGGAGTCAAATGAAGAAGGGACCAAAACTCAT CTCTCGTTGTTTCTGAAGATGGATGATAAACTTCACAGGCAGCTCAGCTGTGACATCCTTCCAA CTGACACCTCCAAAGACCTTGCCAGTGAACTTGTTCACCATGCCTTCATTACTGAG GAGGACAGTGAGAAGGTGGCGGGGTTCCTGGAGGACGCCATCAGCCGACACCGGGTCCGAGCTCTCGCCTCCGGGAGCACACAGTGA
- the nrbp2b gene encoding nuclear receptor-binding protein 2b isoform X1 produces MTMSVPERKSGSEGKEEESEDESEIVEESPCGRWQKRKEQVSQGNVPGVESASLAMDTEEGVEVVWNEVLFSDKKVFKAQEETIKEMFENLMQVEHPNIVKFHRYWLDMQESQARVIFITEYMSSGSLKQFLKKTKKNHKTMNVKAWKRWCTQILSALSYLHSCEPAIIHGNLTCDTIFIQHNGLIKIGSVWHRLFVNVFPDASLHGKERQHRDEQRNLHFFAPEYGAGEDDYAMDIFSFGICALEMAVLEIQANGDAAVSKEAIVNAGQSLEDPLMREFTQSCLRHERKLRPTAHDLLFHRVLFEVHSLKLLAAHCLINNQYLLPENCVEEKTKSFDPSAVMAEIKHEDRPGVQLKYSHVSPLELDKFLEDVKNGIYPLMNFASSRPHPVPRALSLSHEQVETVKTPTPEPQETESRKVLQMHCNLESNEEGTKTHLSLFLKMDDKLHRQLSCDILPTDTSKDLASELVHHAFITEEDSEKVAGFLEDAISRHRVRALASGSTQ; encoded by the exons CCGCTGGCAGAAGCGCAAGGAGCAG gtcagCCAAGGAAATGTCCCTGGGGTGGAGAGTGCGTCCCTGGCCATGGACACAGAAGAGggtgtggaggtggtgtggaaCGAGGTGCTCTTCTCCGACAAGAAGGTCTTCAAAGCACAGGAG GAGACGATCAAGGAGATGTTTGAGAACCTGATGCAGGTCGAACACCCGAACATCGTCAAGTTCCACAGGTACTGGCTGGACATGCAGGAGAGCCAGGCTAGG GTTATATTCATCACGGAATACATGTCGTCAGGCAGCCTTAAGCAGTTCCTGAAGAAAACTAAGAAGAACCACAAGACCATGAATGTGAAG GCCTGGAAGAGATGGTGCACTCAGATTCTCTCAGCTCTCAG ttATCTCCACTCCTGTGAGCCAGCAATAATCCATGGCAACCTGACGTGCGACACCATCTTCATCCAGCACAACGGCCTCATCAAGATCGGCTCAG TGTGGCACCGGCTATTTGTTAATG TGTTTCCAGATGCCAGTCTTCATGGTAAAGAGAGGCAACATCGTGACGAGCAGAGGAATCTGCATTTCTTCGCTCCGGAATATGGAG CCGGCGAAGACGATTACGCCATGGACATTTTCTCCTTTGGCATCTGCGCTCTCGAG ATGGCAGTACTGGAGATCCAGGCCAACGGGGATGCAGCTGTGTCCAAGGAGGCCATCGTCAATGCAGGTCAATCTCTGGAAGACCCTCTCATGAGA GAGTTCACACAGTCCTGTTTGCGTCACGAAAGAAAGCTCCGTCCCACGGCTCACGACCTCCTGTTCCACCGAGTCCTGTTCGAGGTCCACTCCCTCAAACTGCTCGCCGCCCACTGCCTCATCAACAACCAGT ACTTGCTCCCTGAGAACTGCGTGGAGGAGAAAACCAAGTCCTTCGACCCCAGTGCTGTCATGGCAGAGATAAAACACGAGGACAGACCGGGAGTTCAGCTCAA ATATTCACACGTGTCTCCTTTGGAGCTTGATAAGTTTCTGGAAGATGTGAA gaATGGCATTTACCCGCTGATGAACTTTGCCTCGTCCCGGCCTCATCCCGTCCCTCGAGCCCTGTCCTTGTCTCACGAGCAGGTCGAGACAGTGAAGACGCCGACTCCTGAACCTCAGGAGACAGAATCTAGAAAg GTTCTTCAGATGCACTGTAATTTGGAGTCAAATGAAGAAGGGACCAAAACTCAT CTCTCGTTGTTTCTGAAGATGGATGATAAACTTCACAGGCAGCTCAGCTGTGACATCCTTCCAA CTGACACCTCCAAAGACCTTGCCAGTGAACTTGTTCACCATGCCTTCATTACTGAG GAGGACAGTGAGAAGGTGGCGGGGTTCCTGGAGGACGCCATCAGCCGACACCGGGTCCGAGCTCTCGCCTCCGGGAGCACACAGTGA
- the nrbp2b gene encoding nuclear receptor-binding protein 2b isoform X3, whose product MDTEEGVEVVWNEVLFSDKKVFKAQEETIKEMFENLMQVEHPNIVKFHRYWLDMQESQARVIFITEYMSSGSLKQFLKKTKKNHKTMNVKAWKRWCTQILSALSYLHSCEPAIIHGNLTCDTIFIQHNGLIKIGSVWHRLFVNVFPDASLHGKERQHRDEQRNLHFFAPEYGAGEDDYAMDIFSFGICALEMAVLEIQANGDAAVSKEAIVNAGQSLEDPLMREFTQSCLRHERKLRPTAHDLLFHRVLFEVHSLKLLAAHCLINNQYLLPENCVEEKTKSFDPSAVMAEIKHEDRPGVQLKYSHVSPLELDKFLEDVKNGIYPLMNFASSRPHPVPRALSLSHEQVETVKTPTPEPQETESRKVLQMHCNLESNEEGTKTHLSLFLKMDDKLHRQLSCDILPTDTSKDLASELVHHAFITEEDSEKVAGFLEDAISRHRVRALASGSTQ is encoded by the exons ATGGACACAGAAGAGggtgtggaggtggtgtggaaCGAGGTGCTCTTCTCCGACAAGAAGGTCTTCAAAGCACAGGAG GAGACGATCAAGGAGATGTTTGAGAACCTGATGCAGGTCGAACACCCGAACATCGTCAAGTTCCACAGGTACTGGCTGGACATGCAGGAGAGCCAGGCTAGG GTTATATTCATCACGGAATACATGTCGTCAGGCAGCCTTAAGCAGTTCCTGAAGAAAACTAAGAAGAACCACAAGACCATGAATGTGAAG GCCTGGAAGAGATGGTGCACTCAGATTCTCTCAGCTCTCAG ttATCTCCACTCCTGTGAGCCAGCAATAATCCATGGCAACCTGACGTGCGACACCATCTTCATCCAGCACAACGGCCTCATCAAGATCGGCTCAG TGTGGCACCGGCTATTTGTTAATG TGTTTCCAGATGCCAGTCTTCATGGTAAAGAGAGGCAACATCGTGACGAGCAGAGGAATCTGCATTTCTTCGCTCCGGAATATGGAG CCGGCGAAGACGATTACGCCATGGACATTTTCTCCTTTGGCATCTGCGCTCTCGAG ATGGCAGTACTGGAGATCCAGGCCAACGGGGATGCAGCTGTGTCCAAGGAGGCCATCGTCAATGCAGGTCAATCTCTGGAAGACCCTCTCATGAGA GAGTTCACACAGTCCTGTTTGCGTCACGAAAGAAAGCTCCGTCCCACGGCTCACGACCTCCTGTTCCACCGAGTCCTGTTCGAGGTCCACTCCCTCAAACTGCTCGCCGCCCACTGCCTCATCAACAACCAGT ACTTGCTCCCTGAGAACTGCGTGGAGGAGAAAACCAAGTCCTTCGACCCCAGTGCTGTCATGGCAGAGATAAAACACGAGGACAGACCGGGAGTTCAGCTCAA ATATTCACACGTGTCTCCTTTGGAGCTTGATAAGTTTCTGGAAGATGTGAA gaATGGCATTTACCCGCTGATGAACTTTGCCTCGTCCCGGCCTCATCCCGTCCCTCGAGCCCTGTCCTTGTCTCACGAGCAGGTCGAGACAGTGAAGACGCCGACTCCTGAACCTCAGGAGACAGAATCTAGAAAg GTTCTTCAGATGCACTGTAATTTGGAGTCAAATGAAGAAGGGACCAAAACTCAT CTCTCGTTGTTTCTGAAGATGGATGATAAACTTCACAGGCAGCTCAGCTGTGACATCCTTCCAA CTGACACCTCCAAAGACCTTGCCAGTGAACTTGTTCACCATGCCTTCATTACTGAG GAGGACAGTGAGAAGGTGGCGGGGTTCCTGGAGGACGCCATCAGCCGACACCGGGTCCGAGCTCTCGCCTCCGGGAGCACACAGTGA